The genomic stretch AACGCAGGGGTCTGTCTTAGCTGAGGTGAGGGAGCTTAAAGATCAGGAGAACGGTTTTTTTAGATAAAATGACTTTGATATGGCCGCAACATCTTACGATGAAGCTTGTAAACTGCTTAGTTTGAGTCTGGGAAATATTGGAGGTGAAGATATTAAATCACTATCTGACCTTGTTGTTTCCCTTATTTCTAATATGGCTGCATGTGCCCTTAAACTTGAGGAATACAGAGCTGCTGCTGGTATGTGTTCCATGATTTTGGACACATTTCCTCGTAATGTTAAGGCACTTTTTCGAAGGGCGATTGCTTATATGAAGTTGAAAAGGTTTTCATTAGCTGAATTAGTTTTGGATGAGGCCTTAGTTATTGAACCTAAGAATAAGGATGTGTTAAGGGAATTAGATGTGGTGAAAGGTTACCTTCTCATCAAGGAAAATGGCAAAAGGGTATTAGAGATTGCTACTGAAGATGGTGTagatgggaacaataaaaagaatattCCTATCTTGGCACCTGATGTGGGTATAAAAGATAGTGAAAGGGTGATTACAGAGGTGATGGATAGTGAAAGTGTGATTACGGAGATGATGGAAGATCAAAGTGATGCGAGTATAAAGGAAAATGAGAGTGTGAATATGGAGGTGACAGAGGCTCAAAGTATTTGTGCTAATAAGTCAATTCTTGAGTTCTCCAAAAAGGGAGGTGGTAGTTCCCATCTAAGGATCCCTGCACAGTCTTATGAAAAGTTCTTGGAAGGTAAAAAGGTGAGGTTTTACTGTAGACGTGATTAGTCAACTTTAACAATTCGGATCCTGAAGGGTGAGGACTGTAAGGAGAGAGACAATATGAGAGAATGatgtaagaagaagaagaagaagaagaggaggaggatatGTCCTAAAAAGTGGAAATCTAAGATGCTCGGGACAATGAATGAAGATATGACTCATTTTGATAATATCAACGTAAACACTGCTATTAGTAGCGGAAGTTTAGACGCGTCCTCTACTGAGGTCATGGCTTCAAGCGCGTCTTCAATTTGTGACATTTTGTCTCCTCCTGGTACTTATATCCCACAAGATAACATTAGGGGTTCTGTTAATGATTCAAGCATCCATGTCTCTCTGGTGAATGAAAAGGTTACTTCTATTTGCACTCCAGATCAGAAGGATTCTAATGGCCATCAACCTTTCATTTTTTCAGGTCGTCCTAAGAAGTGTAAGTTTTACTCGTCTGAGAAACCATCAGGCGCCCATTTTACACCTATGCTTTGCAGGTACCCCTCTGCTTATCATGTGCATGAGAAATGGAGAATGGTCACTCCCAAGAACAACCATAGCCAAGGGGATGAATCTCCAAGACACAATTTATTTACTTTTTCCAAAAAAAGTAGATCTCTCTCCCATAAATTTCTACGCCCTCGTGGCgtgtgtcttgttgcaggtactccTCTGAAGCTCAGTCgataaagaagagaaaagaactGTTCGCTCAATTAGCTAGCTATGTTCGTCCCGTTAAGAAGCCTAAGTTAGTTGTCAACCCCATCTGTAGTTTATTCGATTATACTAATAATGTATCAATAAAATCCGAATCCGACTCGTCGGAGAGTCGGGTAGGTGCTCTGTAAAACTTTCTTTaccgttgccaaaaaaaaaaaaaactaactgaAAGAATGTCATGCTTGCCTTTCATTGATTAGAAACATCAGTATAAATACAATTGTCAGTTGAGATATGCTAGCCTAATTATTAGGATATTCTACATAATTAGAGGCTAAAAATAAGGTAACTAAATCAATTACATAATTTATAAAATAACcgaatatatacaatatattctAACACTCCCCATTAGTCGAATCGGGAGGAAGTTGAACGCTGAGACTAGACCTGAAATCCGTAAACAAGATCGACGGAAGACCATTCGTGAAAATGTCAGCTATTTGAGAACGCGTAGGCACGTGATGGACACGAATCTCCCCTTTCGAAACCTTTTCACGAACAAAATGAATATCAAGCTCAATATGCTTCGTTCGTTGGTGTTGAACGGGGTTGCCAGTTAAGTAAATAGCACTAACGTTATCACAATAAACAAGAGTAGCTTTGCGAAGTGGGTGGTGAAGTTCGGCCAATAGGTTTCGCAGCCAACAAGTTTCAGACACAACATTGGCAACACCTCTGTACTCGGCCTCAGCACTAGAACGAGACACAGTTGGTTGACGTTTGGAAGCCCAGGAAATAAGATTCTCACCCAAAAACACACAATAATCACTCGTGGACCGACGAGTGTCGGGGCAACCAGCCCAATCGGCGTCGGTGTAGGACGTAAGAGCCGTTGGTAACGACTGTCCCAAATGAAGACCATAGAATTTCGTACCTTGAACGTATCGAATAATCATTTTCAAAGTATTCATGTGCTCCTCCATAGGATTGTGCATAAATAAGCAAATCTGTTGTACCGCATAAGATATGTCGGGACGAGTAAACGTAAGATATTGCAACGCACCTGCAAGGCTTCGATATAGTGTAGGGTCACAAAATGGAGGACTCGAAATGGCACTAAGCTTCGGCTTTCTGTCCACTGGAGTTGAGGCCGGTTTACACATGGATATACCAGCCCGCTCTATAATTTTCGTGGCATATTTTTGCTTAGATAAAAATAACCCATTCGCATTCCTGGAGACAGCGATTCCTAGAATATAGATAAGGGGACCGAGTCCTTCATAGCAACTTCCTTACCAAGACAGTCCATAATCGACTGGCGAAGCTTATCTGAGGAAGAGGTTAACaatatatcatcaacataaagaaGTAGGTAAGCACAATTACCATCCTTGTCACGGTAAATTAAAAGCGAATGATCACATTTACTGTGAACAAAACCGAGAGTCTCAATAAATAGAGCAAAACGGGTGTACCATGCGCGTGGGGCCTGCTTGAGACCGTACGGAGACTTACGAAGAAGACAAACATGGGACGGGAAAGCCGAGTCACGATAACCTGTAGGTTGATACATGTACACGGTTTCATAAAGGTTCCCATGAAGGAACGCATTTTTAACGTCCAATTGACGAATAGACCATCCATGAGACAATGCTAATGATAATACCGTGCGTATGGTAGCCGGTTTTTCCACTGGACTAAATGTCTCGCCACAATCAACGCCAATCTGCTACGTTTTACCATCACCTACAAGACGAGCTTTATACCTCGTGTGACTGCTATGGGAGCTACTGGAGCTGGTTGTGGTTGGGATGGGTTAATGGGTGAATGTGGGTCAGGGGTATTCGGAGGTGGGCTCGATGAGGCTGGTGAGGGGAGAACCGTGGCAGGGGAAGCACGGACAGGGAACTGTGGGGGCGTGGGATTGGGCTGGTTGGACGTAGATAGCGCGGTCAGATAGTGGCGAAGGACACTATGGGGAGGCGCGTCATCATCAAGGAAATTATAGTCGGACAAGCTATGAGAATTATTTTCAGCAAAGGGAAAACGTGACTCATCAAAAACGACATGGCAACATATAATTATTTTCTTGAATTTCGGATCATAACATTTGTACCCTCTATGATTGTCCGGATAACCTAAAACGACACACGGAGTAGATCGTGGACGCAACTTGTGAATAGTAGTGGACGGTATAAGGGGGTAACATAGACACCCGAAAATACGAAGGTTCGTATAAGACGGTTGTTTGAAATAAAGAGCCGACACAGGGGTTTGAAAAGCTAATTGTTTATGTGGGAGAATATTTAACAAATAAGTAGCATGTGCAAAGCATGGTGCCAAAAATTAGAAGGGACATGTGCTCGTAGAAGTAGAGTCCGCACTATGTTATTAATAGTACGAATTTTGCGCTCGGCTTTCCCGTTTTGAGAAGAGGAGTATGGACATGATAGACGGGAAACCGTCTCATGCTTAGCACACCATTCCCTAAACGGACCGTTATCAAATTCCTTACCATTATCGCACTGTATGGATTTAATATTTCTTGCAAATTGAGTTTTAACTAATTTTCGAAATTTAACAAAAATGTCATAAACATGTGACTTGTGAGATAAAGGAAACGTCCAAACAAAATTTGTAAAATCATCTAAGAGCACCAAATAAAAACGATGACCAGCTGAACTAAGAACGGGAGAAGTCCAAATATCGCAATGTATTATATCAAATGGCAATATTCTTTTAGTCACAGAAGCTAAAAAAGGTTGTTTGATAATTTTCcccatagaacaagaagaacaaACTAGAGGCAATTTATTTGAGTTACATGAAATAAAATTCTTAAGACGTAAAGAATTAAAAACTGGAAGTCCGGGATGTCCCAGATGATCATGCCAGACTGACGGAGCAAGTGCCGCAAACACAGCCGGACCTGATGATTTTCACGCGGCAACGGGATATAGGTCGCCCTGACTATTACACCTTATGAGATGCGTCCCCGTCTTGTAACCCTTCACACAAAAACCGAATGGGTCAAATTCGACGGATACCGAATTATCAGTGGTAAATTTTCGTACGGatactaaatttttgacaatttgtGGTACGTGAATAACATTGTTAAGGTGAAGGGGAGGATTTTTTTTAGCTAGGGTAGTATGTCCGTGACCGCTAATTGGAAACGACTGACCATTACCAACGATGACACCATGTTTAAAACTCGAATTAGAATAAGATGAGAGCTTACCTGCATCCGACGTCATGTGAGATGTCGCCCCGATATCCATGAACCAACGTGGGTCCGGAGGAGTCAAACCAAGAGTATACATTGCCTGTTCAATGTCCGTTTGAGACGGAGGAGCTTCAGCCGAGTAAACCTGCTGCCTTGGTGCAGTAGGAGGTCGCGGGCCAGCCTGTCTAGGACATCCTCCATACCCCGGAGCAGTGGGATACGGACAAGGAGGATATTGCCAAGCAGAGGGTTCCCACGGCCAACCGCCTTAACCACCCCATGGAGCACCACCAGTAGAAACCGAACCCGTATTCCCACCTGTATTTTCACCCGTGCTTGAATCTCTTTGCTTTCCACCTTTGCCTTTGTTATTTCCTTTCTTCTTGTTATTCCAATTTTTTTCCCCATTATTTTTATTAGAGGAAGCAGGTGGTTTCCCAAGAATCGACTGAGACGACGAACTAGAGCCATGGTCTTGGTGTTTAACATACAAAGCAGAGGAGGCAGCAGCTTTGGCGATCGATGCTTCTTCTAAAGTAAGCATCGACCTAGCGCGGTAAAATTAAGGTAGTGGTTCCTTTTGGCGGATAATTGTTCCGACATTTTGATATGCGGTAGAGAGGCCCGATACAAGTTGAAGAACCAACCGATTGATGGTAACCGGAGAGCCGACGTTCTTCAACTGATCGGCAAGGCTCTTAAGCCTTTGACAGTAGGCAGAGACATTAGCGAAATCTCTCATAGAAGTAGAGGAGAATTCTTGTTCAAGGGTAACCGCTCGACTATGTTGATTATCCTGTAAAATGTCTTCAATCCGTTTCCAACATTCCATCGCGGTGGAATCGGATTCGACAATAGTTTCAAGCAAATCCGTAGAGACTGTCGCATATATCCATTGAAGGACCATCGCATCAATAGTCTCCCACATCTCCTTTTCATCGACCGTCGCAGGTGCCGCGGGTTTTCCTGATATCGGAGTGATGATGTGATGAAGCACACGAGTGGATTTCGCGTGATTCGTGAAGAGGGCGACCCAAAGAGGATACTGATCGTTATCCATCCAGAGGGTGACAGTGACGTGATTGCGAATTTGTGTGATGGCTAGGGCTGGATGATACTGATTGTTATTCTTTTTCGACATGGCTGCAAGAGTGAGTGACGAGAGTTCTGATTTGACGTGAGGTCGAGAGAAGAGGCAGCCGAGAAGAAGAAGAATTCTAGGGTTGCGGAAGCAATTTGTAAGATCGATTTAACCTAGGAAGCTGATACCATGAAAGAATGTCATGCTTGCCTTTCATTGATTATAAACATCAGTATAAATACAATTGTCAGTTGAGATATGCTAGCCTAATTATTAGGATTATTCTACATAATTAGAGGCTAAAGATAAGGTAACTAAATCAATTACataatttacaaaataaccaaatATATACAATTTATTCTAACACTAACAAGTTTACGATTGAGTTTTCGATTTCGCTCTTCATTGTTTTAAGCCCAATTTCGTGATTAAATGTATGATATATGTTGTTTTGTCTATTTTGAcggtaattttttttatatatatataatttcAATAATTATGTAAAGATTGTTCTGCTTAATCTATTTGATTGATTTTGGTATTTTGCCGGACATAATGATAACCTGAGCTAAGAAGCACTTGTGAGTATTTATTTTGTATATTGTTGGATCACTAGAAAAGTATAAAAAATTTGTTTGAGATATGAATATATGGATGAGACAAACgtgagtttttttttgtttttcggtATGAAACAAATTAAATATTTGCTTTTTATATAGCTGATCGAATAAAGTGAGTATGTGACCTACCAAAATGTGTGACAGTCTCATATACATCAATACATTCTAGATATTTGTGAATATTTTACTACTTTGTGTTGTCACTTATGTATATCGTGGCAACATGTGGGGGATGTAGGTTATTACTCCATTTGTTATTCGAGTATACTTTGAAAAGTTGTGTTTCCTCTCTAAGTTGTGAAAATGTTTCCCTATGTGATATACTTGGAAATATATGCAATGTGTTAAAAGAAAATATTGCATGATTAAGTGCAATACTAAATTGGATCTATTATAATTGGTTATGACAAAGTATAATTTGGCATCTTGGTTTATGATAATAATTTCTTATATGACAATGTTGGAAAATTGACGACATGTTAATCTTTTATCATTGAGTTATTCCATCCTGAATTCGTTATTATTAGCTAAGTCTAAAATGTTGTTAAACATTTTCACTGCTTTGAAGTTTTGTCGTTGGCCGGATGTTTTAAAAACTTTATTAACATTGTCAATTCTCATGAGCATGTTTGTTCTAATTAGAGGATGTTTGCATAGTTAACATTTTGACTTCAAGGTAAGTCGTGGATTGTGGGGGTGTCCGGTGACGGTAAGACTCGGTGAAGGTAAGACTCTACCGCCTTATTTTTTGTCGtaagcactactacaaatccaggcaaccacaacgaccctttaacaacgcttattcacgaaaatcaccataaaacgttgtagaatggatggcgcgaattttactaaacttaattacaacggttatgtgctgttaaccgttgttattagttttaacaacagGTCAAACTtggacaaccgttgttaatataaaaactaataacaacggtttactctgtaatacattataaccgttatTAATaattggcgcaaaattagtgaaaagtaattacaacggttatatataaacccgttgttaatactttttaacaacggttttctagggacccgttgttaatatattctctattgacaacgggtttatgtgtaaaaaccgttgtcaatactttccatgaTACATagcacacaaacacagatcagctataGCCACAAACACAAATACAaacacaatcacaaacacaaacacactctttctcatcgtctctttctctctttctcatcgtcgctttatcatcaccatcactgttgttgtcatcgtctctttctttaTCTAATTATTAGGTAAatatctatcgctttatggttttaggttttgttatctccgtcattattttctttctctaatgattttatttgcatgtgtttttctagttcattattattctttctctaagtattattcgcttaattagttttgtcactgttgtttttctgcgtttattagttagtaaaacaaattaaataaaataaaacaaagaataagatgatgaagaggaatgcataaacttaattaattaatatataaatacataaaaaaaacttattacattgctaaaaatgcaattcttagatatgcatagagagttgcattctcttctatgatattcatcgtctcctcctttgctatttggaggtttcgttccgtaGATGCTATATCGTGAAATAGATGCATTATCTGTGGCTCTAACAAGCcattttttggcgtccttgagtgcgatccaAGCTTCCTCAAGGTAGCTCTTGTACCTCCTctcgatgtccagcaaccggcgtatgaaactcttgttgtactccgtcataatgcatgtattacgaatggtatcattcattgttattgaaggaagtttggagtttattattAGGTTTTAAAGACTTAGGatttggagtttagggtggagatagtgagataatggaatggttattgagataatgcatgaatttatacttagtaatgtgtcgtttgagttgttttttaattaatatatgtttaagaagttgtgccatcatatcctgcttcaaatcttataacccttttCATTctatatattgtcctttcttatgcagggatttggcagtaataatgcatgcatctagtaatatatatatatatttttttaaatcaacaacggttatttaaaaaaaaaaacccgttgtctttagttataacaacagtTTTTTCTCTTGTAgtcgttgttataactttcccaccaaacaTTAGTCACGCTTTCCACAACGAATGTCTCGTaacgacaacggtttttgaccgttgttaatagttttcataacgggtttcttagaaaaaccaaccgttgttaaacaACGTCcattttttatataacaacggtttttaaccgttgttatcgcctgtatctgtagtagtgaaggtAATTGAGTTTCAGTGTTGAAAGTGGTGATAATTAGAATTACACGGGATTGATTGATAGTTGTGAATACTTTGATTTATGATTGTATAAACTTGTTTCTCCGTTTATAAAATCTATGAATGGTTGTTTGGTTATACATGCGTTAGTGTACTGTAATTACTTTTTATTTGATTTAAATGGTTATAGTAAACCAAGAAAAGGATAAGGACGAATAATatatatttatttggttttgattttggcgGTGTTTCTTTAACGGGAGTTATTGATGATAATTGGAACACTGATATATGAGTTATTTAAGATGTATTCTTGAGTTTATACATGACAAGATGAAAGTGGTGGAAAGGTTGTTACATTCATATATATGATGTTTGTATGCGTTATGAGAGATATGATATAGCTTATATCGTTGTTATACGTGATGGACACCATGGTTTTTTGTAAGCTAATCTAAGAAACAAATTGTATCTTTGGGAATGAGTCTGCAATTTAATTGAACGTCaaataattatgatatttatttgaCTTTGGATAATGGTGTCTTTCATAATGCTATATCATGCAAGTCATAGATGCATAATTGCTTTGTTTAATATGTAATGGAGTACAAATATATTGTGAAGAATTTGCAAGATAAAAAGTTGAATGGCTAAATGGTTGTATTCCTTTGTGGGAATATTTTGACTCCATTAATTGTCATGCATCATAATCTGAAGCATCAGGTTTTTTGGCAGATTATCAAGAGTGATGGACAATCTGATTGGATAATGTGTTCACAAAGGCTGTGAATTGTAACTGGATATTGAGATCCCTTACACAATATGATATCATGATAGTACGTACGTAAATTGTGAAGAGGATATTGAGATCCTCCTACCAATGGCCATGGTAGATGTTGGTGTAGGTGGCACCACGAGAAATGGGTTTAAAGCCTATTGAGAGTGAATCGTGACGGGGCTCCCCCACTTGGGTTTACCAAGTTCAATGGGTCAAACGAAGTCACGAGGATCTCATGTTGTAATGCTACTACCATTCCTATTTTAATAAAAGTGATGTAGTATTCTTTCTATATATTGAGGTATTTCTGTCATGTGAGGAAGGTTGAGCTAAGCTCTTAATAAGTCCATAGTCCTTGTTTAAGGATGGTTTATGACAGACAAACCTGATGGACTTACCTATGTGAATGTGGGGGAAATGCATGCCTACCGCTATGAGGTCTTTAGGCTTTAGGACCTTTAGAGCGTTCACGAGATCCCAGGCATGTGAGGGGCACCTTTTATGACATTTCGCGAGGACGAACACAGATTCGAATGGAGGTTTGTGCGCAGTTATCCGTTACAAACCACCGTGGAGATTCCAACGCCGAGAGCAACTTGATACGGATGTAGCAGGTAATTGTACGCATTGGGTGACAATTCAATTCCTAAGGAACATTGTCATCTTAAGACCTACGTTCTGTTACCTTATATTAgctattccttttctctttttttgaatcatgtgggggattgttggaagtgaTGTTTCAAAAGAAGCAAATTGTAATTCCCAATTTATTCATGGGATAGTTTTCCAAATTGATTGTGCATTCTCCCATACTTGATTTATGAGATTTTCCACATTGATTGTGTAGTATCCTAAAATTACCATTTTACGATACTAGTTTTGTGATTTAATATACCCATTTCACTACTATATAAATTCAAATCTACCACATAAAAAAGACACAACAACATCCATTCTCTCTTATATTCTTTGTAAATATTTCTTGATATTCTAAGCTGATATTTGGCAACGTTCTACAAGTAGTCCTCATTctgagtctttgtcgtacaccttagactcgGACGTCGTGTAACTCTTGGAGTTGGTTGCCaagaggccgtgtgtatcgagcagggcaaattcaactttagggcagtgatCACGCCACGACATAATCTCTCCTATATTCTGTGAGATTTTCTATTCATTATTTTCGTACTAGTCATACTGCTTACAGTATGCCCTTAATCTTACATTTTATTACAAACCTAACCTTACTTTTCCTATAGGAAGTGGTAACCATAGTGGTTTTTACCAAGGGCATGGGAAAAGTGCTCATCGTGTAGGGGATGCTGTTAGGAGTTTAAGTGGAGGGGTATTTTGGGAAAAGGATGCTACCGAGGCGGTGTCGAAAAATGGGAGTGTTGTGTTTAGGCCTTTCGGTGGTGCCTGAGACGAACGTGAGGTTGAAAATTGTGTTATGGAAGACTAAACGGCATCGTTTGGTGGTGGTTGATGATCAAGGGAGTTTGGTTAAGAGGAAGAAGAATAAAGGGATTAAGCTTACTTCTTTTGTTAGAATGATTAAGGGGTAGTTTAAGTTGTTAATTATTTTGTTTAGTGTGTTAATTGTAGTTGATTTATTGTAGCTGCAATATGGAATTATAGTTTCATTTTAGTACGTTAGTCAATTTGTTGAGTAGACTACAAGTCAATGAGTAAGTCAACAAGAACTCAATAATGGAATTCAACCAGGAtccttttcatttcttttctctaCATTTTTTTCTCGTAAacccatttaataatattatctccTTTATATATCGTGAACCATTCGATATTGACAAAATATAATTTGGACCGTTGATAGGTAATGGTCTCTCTatttttttaggaaatggagaggattttgactcaataaaacccctctttgtttttctttttatttgatGTGTTtttcactttgattttttttttcaatttaccTATTAGTATAATACTAGTATAAATCCCGCGCACACACGGTTTTTTAATTAGGAACAttagagaatttaacaattatttaattatatttaactTATTTTAACTCCATTTGAAATTTTAGTATAGAATAAAACTTAATATTAGTAAGATGTTTTGTATGAAGAGATACAAAAAAGAAGGTTCACCACAGTTACTCTATATAAAATTGCTGAAACTATTTTGTGTGTATATATGTTGTAATAAATATACTTATGTATAtattaaatcaaaaaaatttaaaaattaaccaaaatttaaatgttcacgtttttttttttttgctaaaatgtgaGATTTTATTagggaaaagaagaaagttcataCAATTTACAAACACCACCAGCGAAGCCTTTCGAGAGCTTAGTCTAACCAGCCACCTAGAAAAACTCTTCCTAAGTCACTACTTATCTACTCAAGACTTTGATATCTAGCTTTGTCTAGCAATCTCATGTTCACACTCGCGAGGATTTCTTTGGCAATCTGATCAGGGTGCTTCACTCGCAACTCCAATCTGCATTTGTTTCTTTGCATCCAAATCATATAGTAACAgttgcaaatggtcagtccatgGAGAAGTTCCTGCATTCTGGTGCCTGGTATCCGCCCATGGATAGGATTATCTCGTAAAATTCTGCATCCGCCCCTTCTTTCCAACACTGCAAGTACCCTTCTACTGTATTCACAGGCGAAAAACAGGTGATCATGTGTTTCCGACCCATTACCACAAAGCACACAGCTATCATCATCAGTGTAGCCTATTTTTTTCAGTTTGGCACGTACATTCAGAGCCTGATGCATACAAAGCCAGGCAATAACAGAATGTTTGGGAATTGCCCAAGCACTCCAAACAGTTCTATGCCATTGGAAAATAGGTTCTTTATCCCTGCACCATTCATATCCACTTTTAATGTTATACCCCTTGTCATCTAGTATCCATTTCCCATTCTGGAATCCAGCTGAGAATTTAGATCTCATTTTGCAGATCTTCTTCCAGTACCAGGCAGTATCGAGCCCAGGTTCATACGTTTCCCAATTCTGAGTTTTTATGTAAATGGCTCTCACCCATTTGACCCATAATCGCCCAGGTTGAGTATAAACCCAGTCCACCATCTTAGTAACTGCAGCATCATTCTGTTTATAGATTTGAGTCACCCCCAGGCCCCCTTCCTCCTTAGGCAGACAAATTTTGGACCATCCCACTAGGGGAGTTCTTAGGTAGTCAGCAGTGCCATCCCATAAGTAGTTCCTACAAAGACTGTTTATGCTTTTTAGCACTCCTTTTGGGAGAATAAAAATTGCAGACCAGTAAGTGTGGAGGGTGCTAAATACAGATTTGATTAGTGTTAATCTTCCTGCATAAGAGAGCTTTCTCGTTCCCATACCTCTAATTCTTTGAATCACTTTCTCAACCAACACATTGCACTCTTCCTTGTTCAATCTCCCTGCTTTCATAGGGATCCCCAGGTATTTGAAGGGCATGTTTCCCTCCTGGAAACCAGAGACAGACAGGATTTCATCTTTCAGTTGTGCTTTGACTCCATTGAAAAAGACTTCAGATTTTGACGCATTCATCTGTAGGCCAGAGGAGTTGGAGAACGTAGAGAATGCTCTGAGAAGAAGCATGATAGACCTTGCATTACCTTTGCAGAATAATAGCATGTCATCAGCAAAAAGCATGTGATTAAGTTTTATAGGACCACACAGTGGGTGAAAATCAAACGGCCATTTTTGGACAGCGTAGTCAATTATCCTCGTTAGATACTCCATGCATATAACAAAGAGGAGGGGGGAAATAGGGTCCCCTTGCCTTAATCCCCTTCTACCTTTGAAATACCCAAAG from Silene latifolia isolate original U9 population chromosome 5, ASM4854445v1, whole genome shotgun sequence encodes the following:
- the LOC141655096 gene encoding uncharacterized protein LOC141655096; its protein translation is MSKKNNNQYHPALAITQIRNHVTVTLWMDNDQYPLWVALFTNHAKSTRVLHHIITPISGKPAAPATVDEKEMWETIDAMVLQWIYATVSTDLLETIVESDSTAMECWKRIEDILQDNQHSRAVTLEQEFSSTSMRDFANVSAYCQRLKSLADQLKNVGSPVTINRLVLQLVSGLSTAYQNVGTIIRQKEPLP